The following proteins are encoded in a genomic region of Leptospira fainei serovar Hurstbridge str. BUT 6:
- the trhO gene encoding oxygen-dependent tRNA uridine(34) hydroxylase TrhO — protein MNKKPLHNIYSKDILKQKLENEPFRRRTISFYRYVILSNPDSLRDRLYYDWEELGVLGRIYLAQEGINAQLSVPEHNFQAFRDYLDGTEEFKNVPFKIAVEDDGHSFLKLEIRVRRKIVADGIDDESFDVTNVGTHLSAEEFNRKLESPDTIVVDVRNHYESEIGHFEGAVLPQADTFRDELPMIVELLKDQKEKEVLMYCTGGIRCEKASAYLRHHGFRNVYQLHGGIISYASEIKEKGLESKFRGKNFVFDQRLQETIGSEIISQCHQCGSTSARHINCANPACHILFIQCEACAKKFDDCCSVECQTIHLLPEEEQRKLRKGKVASNQHFSKSAIRPKVFELYRK, from the coding sequence ATGAATAAAAAGCCTCTGCACAATATTTATAGCAAAGATATACTTAAGCAGAAATTGGAAAACGAGCCGTTTCGTAGAAGAACCATCTCGTTTTATCGATATGTGATTCTATCAAACCCGGATTCGCTGCGTGATCGATTGTATTACGATTGGGAAGAATTGGGAGTGTTGGGGCGAATCTATCTTGCACAAGAAGGAATCAACGCGCAGCTGTCGGTGCCGGAGCATAACTTTCAGGCCTTTCGAGATTATTTGGATGGAACGGAAGAATTTAAGAATGTTCCGTTCAAGATCGCTGTCGAGGATGACGGACATTCCTTTCTAAAATTGGAAATCCGAGTCAGGCGCAAAATTGTCGCAGACGGAATAGATGACGAAAGTTTTGACGTCACGAATGTAGGAACTCATTTATCCGCGGAGGAATTCAATCGGAAACTCGAATCTCCCGATACGATCGTAGTCGACGTTCGAAATCATTACGAGTCGGAGATCGGGCATTTCGAAGGAGCTGTGCTTCCTCAAGCGGATACGTTCCGCGACGAACTTCCGATGATCGTCGAATTGTTAAAAGACCAAAAGGAAAAAGAGGTTTTAATGTACTGCACCGGAGGAATCCGATGCGAGAAGGCTTCGGCCTATTTGAGACATCACGGATTTAGAAACGTGTATCAACTGCACGGAGGAATCATATCTTACGCTTCGGAGATAAAGGAAAAAGGTCTAGAGTCGAAATTTAGGGGTAAGAATTTCGTTTTTGATCAGCGACTGCAAGAAACGATCGGTAGCGAGATTATCAGCCAGTGTCATCAATGCGGCTCCACCTCTGCGCGTCATATCAACTGCGCTAACCCGGCCTGTCATATTTTGTTTATCCAGTGCGAAGCCTGCGCGAAAAAATTCGACGATTGTTGTTCGGTAGAATGCCAAACGATTCATTTATTGCCGGAAGAAGAGCAACGTAAATTAAGAAAGGGTAAAGTCGCTTCTAATCAACATTTTTCGAAATCCGCCATTCGGCCGAAAGTTTTCGAATTGTATCGAAAATAA
- a CDS encoding TauD/TfdA family dioxygenase, which yields MKTDPSSLKKASGIRKISARKNTSKGLGRVEKSFFPGRELPRIYNPGDTNSLEPGFLPAWISKNKKTVDQDLIEYGAVLFRGFSVSSPLEFEAVALALDKNLKTDYLGTSPRNRITKFVHTASELPPYYPIMQHAEMSFLNKPPRKLMFYCEVPPVKNGETPITDLRKVYEDMNPRILKKFETKGVKYIRRYDGPNAPRVSMWKTKRWDEMFSTVHKEEVEDIAAKQTFQVDWLPQDELKLTNIQVAVRTHPSANTKAWHNHSQVFHVDAALLEYRKIAKFQRSIGSAFLYGVIFILTNLKKLLRDPEKFETNIEFGDGTPISFAEIREVSDTFWKHLSVFEWQKGDVLLIDNYSVSHGRLPFSGPREILVTWTD from the coding sequence TTGAAAACCGATCCGTCATCTTTGAAGAAGGCGAGTGGAATCAGGAAAATTTCCGCTCGTAAAAATACGTCCAAAGGATTAGGTAGGGTAGAAAAATCTTTTTTTCCCGGAAGAGAATTACCAAGGATCTATAATCCCGGAGATACTAATTCTTTAGAACCGGGATTTCTTCCTGCTTGGATTTCGAAAAATAAAAAGACGGTCGATCAAGATTTAATTGAGTACGGCGCCGTCCTCTTCCGAGGGTTTTCCGTTTCCAGTCCGTTGGAATTCGAAGCCGTAGCCTTAGCTTTGGATAAGAATTTGAAAACCGATTATTTGGGAACTTCTCCCAGGAATCGCATAACAAAATTCGTTCATACGGCCAGCGAATTACCTCCATACTATCCCATTATGCAACATGCGGAGATGAGTTTTTTAAATAAGCCTCCTCGAAAACTTATGTTTTATTGCGAAGTTCCGCCGGTTAAAAACGGAGAAACCCCTATAACAGATTTACGTAAAGTATACGAAGATATGAACCCAAGGATTTTAAAGAAATTCGAAACAAAGGGTGTCAAATATATTCGTCGATATGACGGGCCTAACGCTCCGAGGGTAAGTATGTGGAAAACGAAACGTTGGGACGAGATGTTTTCAACAGTTCACAAGGAGGAGGTAGAGGATATAGCCGCAAAACAAACCTTTCAAGTGGATTGGCTTCCTCAAGACGAACTGAAATTGACAAACATTCAGGTTGCAGTGAGAACGCATCCGTCGGCCAATACGAAAGCTTGGCACAATCATAGCCAAGTTTTCCACGTGGATGCAGCTTTGTTAGAATACCGAAAAATAGCAAAATTTCAAAGGAGTATAGGGAGTGCCTTCCTTTACGGAGTCATATTCATTCTGACCAATCTTAAGAAATTGCTGAGAGATCCTGAAAAATTCGAAACTAATATCGAATTCGGAGACGGAACTCCGATTTCGTTCGCGGAAATTCGAGAAGTAAGCGATACTTTCTGGAAGCATCTATCGGTTTTCGAATGGCAAAAAGGTGATGTTCTCTTAATCGATAACTACTCGGTTTCGCACGGGAGACTCCCCTTTTCCGGACCGAGAGAAATTCTAGTCACTTGGACCGATTAA
- a CDS encoding zinc-dependent alcohol dehydrogenase family protein, translated as MKVFEIQNQFGIENLTVNSRPDPKPGFGEVLIKVKACSLNYRDFLMIIGKYNPRQKLPLIPLSDGAGEVVEIGAGVTKIKVGDRVCGIFSQGWQAGEPELENLKESLGGPLDGLISEYRIFPETGVIPFPDHLSYAEASTLPCAGLTAYNAVVTFGGLEPGKTVVVLGTGGVSLFALQFAKMLGCKVIVTSSSDEKLERAKILGADDTINYNSKANWDREIRKKTAMKGADLVIEIGGAGTLQKSINSTRPGGTIALIGVVAGGGEATVSLFPVLMQGIRIQGVIVGSKSDFARMNQAISFHRSKPIVDKIFPFSEFPKALEYLRDGKHFGKVVIEM; from the coding sequence ATGAAAGTATTCGAAATTCAAAATCAATTCGGCATTGAAAACCTAACAGTCAATTCTCGTCCCGATCCGAAACCTGGTTTCGGTGAAGTCCTAATTAAGGTAAAGGCTTGCTCTTTAAATTATAGAGATTTTCTGATGATCATAGGAAAATACAATCCACGCCAAAAACTTCCGCTGATTCCCTTATCGGACGGAGCCGGAGAAGTCGTGGAGATTGGGGCCGGAGTTACGAAAATTAAAGTAGGCGATCGGGTCTGCGGAATATTCTCGCAAGGTTGGCAAGCCGGGGAACCCGAACTGGAAAATCTAAAGGAATCCTTGGGTGGCCCTTTAGACGGATTAATAAGCGAATACAGAATTTTTCCGGAAACAGGCGTCATTCCTTTTCCGGATCACCTTTCCTATGCGGAAGCTTCCACCTTACCCTGCGCCGGTTTAACGGCCTACAATGCGGTGGTAACGTTCGGAGGATTAGAGCCCGGAAAGACGGTCGTTGTGCTCGGAACCGGAGGTGTTTCCCTATTCGCATTACAATTCGCGAAAATGCTAGGATGCAAAGTGATCGTCACTTCCTCCAGCGACGAAAAATTAGAACGAGCCAAAATCCTCGGTGCCGACGATACCATTAATTATAATTCAAAAGCGAACTGGGATCGTGAAATCAGAAAGAAAACCGCCATGAAAGGAGCGGACCTAGTGATAGAAATTGGAGGTGCAGGAACTTTACAAAAATCGATTAATTCGACTCGTCCGGGCGGAACAATCGCATTGATCGGTGTCGTCGCAGGCGGAGGCGAAGCTACAGTATCTCTCTTTCCCGTTTTAATGCAAGGAATCCGAATCCAAGGGGTCATAGTGGGAAGTAAAAGCGATTTTGCACGGATGAATCAGGCGATCTCGTTTCACCGTAGCAAACCGATCGTCGATAAGATTTTTCCTTTCTCCGAATTTCCGAAGGCGCTGGAATATTTGAGGGACGGGAAACATTTCGGCAAGGTAGTGATAGAAATGTGA
- a CDS encoding aldo/keto reductase: MIPSISLTEGGPALSRLVFGCWRLHLDPQGFGAQRILEKIEFSLELGIYTFDHADIYGEYQNQEHFGKALRLKPGLKDSITIVTKCGIQVPGARHPGIHLKHYNTSEEHILESIDSSLGKLGVEKIDLLLIHRPDFLMDADSVASAFFKLRASGKAMHFGVSNFTPSQFQLLQSRLNFPLVTNQVEFHPLHPSPLTDGTFDQAQELRFRPMVWSPTAGGRIFSHNGDREVAVRDALEQLAKDKGVSADAVLYAWFLLHPAGILPVLGTNQTNRLRSAAEAFRIHLTKEEWYRIWAAGAGHSIP, translated from the coding sequence ATGATTCCATCCATTTCGCTTACAGAGGGAGGTCCAGCCTTATCAAGGCTCGTGTTTGGCTGCTGGAGATTGCATTTGGATCCGCAAGGATTTGGAGCACAACGAATCTTGGAGAAGATTGAATTTTCTTTGGAACTCGGGATTTATACGTTCGATCACGCGGATATATACGGCGAATATCAGAATCAAGAACATTTCGGAAAAGCGCTTCGCTTGAAACCCGGTCTTAAGGATTCGATAACGATCGTGACAAAATGCGGAATTCAAGTCCCGGGCGCAAGGCATCCGGGAATTCATTTAAAACATTATAATACTAGCGAAGAACATATCTTAGAATCGATCGATTCTTCTTTAGGAAAATTAGGAGTCGAAAAAATCGATCTTTTGTTGATTCATCGTCCTGATTTTTTAATGGACGCGGACTCCGTTGCTTCGGCGTTCTTTAAATTACGCGCTTCCGGAAAGGCGATGCATTTCGGAGTCTCTAATTTTACTCCGTCGCAATTTCAGCTTTTACAAAGTCGGTTGAATTTTCCGTTAGTTACCAACCAGGTGGAGTTTCATCCGTTACATCCTTCTCCGTTAACTGACGGGACCTTTGATCAAGCGCAAGAATTACGATTTCGTCCAATGGTATGGTCTCCGACCGCAGGCGGAAGAATCTTTTCGCATAATGGAGATCGTGAAGTAGCCGTGCGCGACGCTCTTGAGCAATTGGCTAAGGATAAGGGAGTGTCCGCGGATGCCGTTCTGTATGCTTGGTTTCTGCTTCATCCTGCCGGTATTCTGCCGGTCCTCGGAACGAATCAAACGAATCGTCTTCGGTCTGCTGCGGAAGCGTTTCGTATTCATTTGACGAAAGAGGAATGGTATAGAATTTGGGCGGCCGGCGCCGGTCACTCGATTCCCTAA
- a CDS encoding 2-hydroxychromene-2-carboxylate isomerase, translating to MSDLPTFDFWYEFASTYSYLSVARIETLARQKGVLPIWKPFLLGPIFREQGLADSPFNLFPVKGRYMWKDLERRCEKYGLPFQRPTIFPQNGLRAARIATLYCEEEWIHEFVRLVYKAEFALGKDISQPIVLKEILNYLGQPDNEIFASGESPAAKSLLRENTEIAKSLGIFGAPSFIVKGELFWGDDRLEDAIEFLIRS from the coding sequence ATGAGCGATCTACCGACATTTGATTTTTGGTACGAGTTTGCGAGCACTTATTCGTATCTAAGCGTTGCAAGAATCGAAACACTCGCTCGACAAAAGGGAGTTCTACCCATTTGGAAACCGTTTTTGTTAGGCCCGATTTTTCGAGAGCAAGGATTGGCGGATTCTCCTTTTAATCTCTTTCCGGTGAAAGGTCGATACATGTGGAAAGACTTGGAACGAAGATGCGAAAAATACGGGTTACCGTTTCAACGACCGACGATCTTTCCGCAAAACGGATTAAGGGCTGCAAGAATCGCGACGCTCTATTGCGAAGAGGAGTGGATCCATGAGTTCGTAAGACTCGTATATAAGGCCGAGTTCGCGTTAGGAAAAGATATTTCGCAACCGATCGTTTTAAAGGAAATCTTAAACTATCTGGGTCAACCCGATAATGAAATCTTTGCAAGCGGCGAATCGCCTGCCGCAAAATCCCTTCTGAGGGAAAACACTGAAATCGCAAAGTCCCTTGGGATTTTTGGAGCGCCTAGCTTTATCGTAAAAGGCGAACTCTTTTGGGGGGACGATCGCTTGGAGGATGCCATAGAATTTCTTATCCGATCCTAA
- a CDS encoding SufE family protein, which translates to MSNLEETQQEIIKEFSECLDWEERYQLLIEIGDTLAPLPQEQHTEDRLVPGCQSRVWIVSQEKDHKLYFSADSDSAITKGMIALLLRVFSGRTREEIRSASLDFLKEIGLDKHLSMSRRNGLYSMVNRIKSL; encoded by the coding sequence ATGTCGAACTTGGAAGAAACCCAGCAGGAAATTATAAAGGAATTTTCCGAATGCTTAGATTGGGAGGAACGCTATCAACTCTTGATCGAAATCGGAGATACTCTTGCGCCTCTACCTCAGGAACAGCATACCGAAGATAGATTGGTTCCAGGTTGCCAATCGCGAGTTTGGATCGTTTCGCAAGAGAAAGACCATAAGCTCTATTTTTCCGCAGACAGTGATTCGGCAATCACCAAAGGAATGATCGCGCTGTTATTGCGAGTCTTTTCAGGTAGAACGAGGGAGGAAATTCGATCCGCCTCCCTGGACTTTCTAAAGGAAATAGGTTTGGATAAGCATCTTTCGATGAGTCGTCGTAACGGATTGTATTCGATGGTGAATCGAATCAAGAGTTTATAA
- a CDS encoding bile acid:sodium symporter family protein, producing MADLDLIRLNFSPTGLVILNVCLGFVMYGVSLELSVADFSNLKKHPKAAIVGLLSQLVLLPAITLGLIFLIRPYPGIALGMLLVAACPGGNMSNFITLLAGGNVPLSISLTATTTLLAWFFTPFNFFFWGKFYVPAADRLKEVQIDSKDLLFSILLILLLPLIIGLLTNRYAPHASAKLRKPFRIGSTLMLGSFILIALIGNWNSFLDNIGWLFWLVFLHNGLALAGGYTFARIAGLAVRERRTISLETGLQNSGLGLVLIFTFFQGLGSMALVAAWWGVWHIISGLILAGIWSRKKMNQEIA from the coding sequence ATGGCCGACCTTGATCTGATTCGGCTGAACTTCAGCCCGACCGGTCTAGTAATATTGAACGTTTGCCTCGGATTCGTTATGTACGGCGTATCTTTAGAGCTCTCGGTAGCGGATTTTTCCAATTTAAAAAAACATCCCAAAGCTGCAATCGTAGGGCTGCTTTCTCAGCTGGTTTTATTGCCTGCAATAACGCTCGGATTAATATTCTTGATCCGACCTTATCCGGGTATCGCTCTGGGAATGCTTTTAGTAGCTGCATGTCCCGGGGGAAATATGTCGAACTTCATCACGTTATTAGCGGGAGGAAATGTTCCTCTTTCCATCTCATTAACGGCGACTACGACTCTTCTCGCTTGGTTTTTCACTCCTTTTAATTTCTTTTTTTGGGGGAAGTTCTATGTTCCGGCAGCGGACCGTTTGAAGGAGGTTCAGATCGATTCTAAAGATTTACTATTTTCAATTTTATTAATATTACTCCTTCCTTTAATAATCGGACTATTGACGAATCGATACGCTCCCCACGCATCCGCAAAACTTCGGAAACCGTTTCGTATAGGCTCTACCTTGATGCTGGGATCGTTTATTTTAATCGCTTTGATCGGAAATTGGAATTCCTTTCTCGATAATATCGGTTGGCTCTTTTGGCTCGTATTCTTACATAACGGACTTGCATTGGCCGGCGGATATACGTTTGCTCGGATAGCGGGATTGGCAGTAAGGGAGCGAAGAACGATCTCTCTCGAGACAGGACTTCAAAATTCCGGTTTGGGATTGGTTCTGATCTTCACTTTTTTTCAAGGGCTCGGTTCCATGGCCTTAGTCGCCGCCTGGTGGGGTGTTTGGCATATCATTAGCGGCTTAATTCTCGCAGGAATTTGGAGTCGTAAAAAAATGAATCAAGAGATAGCTTAA
- the ygiD gene encoding 4,5-DOPA-extradiol-dioxygenase has protein sequence MDQIGSDGEKFSRRKFLGGALASFLVALGVGKRFSGKKGDSEMNRAPVFFVGHGSPMNAIGENEFTKGWAASVQNLPRPKAILCISAHWVTRGSRITAMESPKTIHDFYGFPQELFDVQYSAPGNPALAKEISTDSRTQRLDLDYEWGLDHGSWSVLRHMYPNADIPVLQLSLDATKPAGWHYEFAKELASLRDQNTLIVGSGDLVHNLRLYNWRNEEEIPDWSKEANETFKALILKRDSKALSQYQNLGTAAQLAVPTPEHYIPMLYALALAGENEEISFYNDKIQSTVSMTSFRIG, from the coding sequence ATGGATCAAATCGGTTCCGACGGCGAAAAGTTTTCCCGTCGTAAATTTCTTGGTGGCGCCTTAGCTTCTTTCCTGGTTGCTCTCGGCGTCGGGAAAAGATTCAGCGGGAAAAAAGGAGATAGTGAAATGAATAGGGCACCCGTTTTTTTTGTCGGTCACGGTAGTCCGATGAATGCAATCGGAGAAAATGAATTCACGAAGGGTTGGGCGGCGAGCGTTCAGAATCTTCCTCGACCGAAAGCAATTCTTTGTATCTCCGCCCACTGGGTCACTCGAGGAAGTCGGATTACCGCGATGGAATCACCCAAAACGATCCACGATTTTTACGGATTTCCTCAGGAACTCTTCGATGTTCAGTACTCGGCTCCGGGTAATCCTGCGCTTGCTAAAGAAATTTCAACCGATTCCAGAACTCAACGGCTAGATTTGGATTATGAATGGGGACTTGATCACGGTTCTTGGAGTGTTCTTCGTCATATGTATCCAAATGCAGACATCCCAGTTTTACAACTGAGTTTAGATGCGACGAAACCTGCCGGTTGGCATTATGAATTTGCCAAGGAGCTTGCATCTCTACGCGATCAAAATACGCTGATTGTCGGCAGCGGGGATCTGGTTCACAATCTTAGATTGTACAATTGGCGTAACGAGGAAGAAATTCCGGACTGGTCCAAGGAAGCGAATGAAACTTTCAAAGCTTTGATTCTTAAGCGAGATAGCAAAGCGCTTTCGCAATATCAGAATTTAGGTACCGCGGCTCAACTTGCAGTGCCTACGCCGGAACATTATATTCCTATGTTGTATGCGCTCGCATTGGCGGGTGAAAACGAGGAAATCTCATTCTATAACGATAAAATCCAGAGCACGGTATCCATGACAAGCTTTAGGATCGGATAA
- a CDS encoding DNA alkylation repair protein: MPTKKKRAKERDKIRTGIGTKASEISQELQKLADPAKAKILAGFFKTAPGQYGAGDVFLGIQVPSLRTISKKHRGLPLKEVQILVRSKFHEERLTGFFILCETFSKTEEINRKQLHDFYLKNLKYVNNWDLVDLSARTMIGEYLADKDRSLLYGLAKSKNLWERRIAIISTYAFIREGDFSDAIRISRILLNDSEDLIHKAVGWMLREVGNRNLQTEIKFLNQNAGSMPRTMLRYAIEKFPEPLRKKYLAFGK; the protein is encoded by the coding sequence ATGCCTACGAAGAAAAAACGAGCAAAAGAACGAGACAAAATCCGGACCGGAATCGGTACAAAGGCATCCGAGATCTCGCAAGAACTTCAAAAATTAGCCGACCCGGCCAAAGCAAAAATTTTAGCCGGCTTTTTTAAAACCGCACCCGGACAGTATGGAGCGGGAGACGTTTTTTTAGGCATACAAGTTCCTTCTCTACGGACGATCTCTAAAAAACATCGAGGCTTACCGCTCAAAGAAGTGCAGATCTTAGTCCGATCTAAGTTTCACGAGGAGCGGCTAACCGGTTTTTTTATTCTTTGTGAAACCTTCTCCAAAACGGAAGAAATTAATCGAAAGCAATTACATGATTTTTATCTAAAGAATCTCAAATACGTAAATAATTGGGACTTAGTGGATTTGAGCGCAAGAACTATGATCGGAGAATATTTAGCGGATAAAGATAGGAGTCTCCTGTACGGACTTGCGAAATCGAAGAATCTTTGGGAAAGGCGAATTGCCATTATATCCACCTATGCCTTTATTCGCGAAGGTGATTTTTCCGATGCGATTCGGATTTCTCGAATTCTTCTGAATGATTCCGAAGATTTGATTCATAAAGCGGTAGGTTGGATGCTTCGAGAAGTCGGAAACCGGAATCTACAAACGGAAATAAAATTTTTAAATCAGAATGCCGGTTCGATGCCGAGAACGATGCTCCGCTATGCGATCGAAAAATTTCCGGAGCCTCTTCGAAAGAAATATCTAGCGTTCGGAAAATAG